CATTAATCTCCCGGGAGTTCGAGTTAACCCTGATCCAGGGCGTCCCTGCGGTGAACCCGCCTTCCTCGCCATCATCCCATTGCATCGGAGTACGGGCATTGTCGCGGCTCTTGGTATGAATTGCAGCCATGATGTCGGCTTCGGGAACGCCGTTCTTTCGCTTGTCCTCATAATAGTTCAAGGTCTCGACATCCCGGTAATCATCGATCGACTCGAAGGCTACATTGGTCATGCCGATCTCCTCACCCTGATAAATATAAGGCGTGCCTTCCAGTATGTGAATGAAGGTGGCGAGCATTTTGGCCGACGGGACCCGGTAGAACAGGTCATTGCCGAACCGCGACACCGAGCGCGGCTGGTCATGGTTGCACAGATAGTTGGCGTTCCAGCCCCGGTTATGCAGCACAGTCTGCCAATCGCTGATGATCCTCTTGAGATCCGTCAGCTTCCAGGGCACCACATCCCACTTCCCGCTGCCCGGCGAGGCGGCATCCAGATTCATATGCTCGAACTGAAAGGTCATATTCAGCTCGCGGCGTCCGTCACCGACATAATCCAGCGCCTGCTCCGGCCCGAGCCCCGAGGTCTCCCCAACCGTCATAATGTCGTAGTAATAGAGCACCTTATCATGCAGGTTCTGCAGCAGGGTATGCACATGCTCCAGGTTCGAGAACATGTCATAGGCGCGGACCGTCGGAGTGCCGCCGGGGTTCAGCGCATCCGGGTAGCCCTCCGCCTTCACGATATGGGCAATCGCATCAAAACGGAAGCCGTCCACTCCCTTCTTCAGCCACCACTCCACCATCTCATGCAGCTTGCCGATTACAGCAGGATTCTCCCAGTTAAGATCCGGCTGGAACCGGGAATACAGATGCAGGTAATATTCATCAGTACGGGGATCCAGCTCCCAGACCGAACCGCTGAAGTAGGATTCCCAGTTGTTCGGCGGACCGCCGTTTTTACCTTGTCGCCATATATAATAGTCCCGCTTGGGATTGTCCTTCGAGCTTCTGGACTCCACGAACCACGGATGCTCATGCGAGGTATGATTCAGCACCAGGTCCATCATCAGCTTCATCCCGCGGGAATGCATCTCGCGTAGCAGCAGGTCAAAATCATCCATCGTGCCGAATTCCTTCATAATGTCGCAATAATCGCTGATATCATAGCCATTGTCATGGTTCGGGGATTTATAAATCGGGCAGACCCATATCACATCCACCCCGAGGTCCTGCAAGTAATCAAGCTTCGATAATATTCCGCGCAAATCTCCAATTCCATCACCGTTAGCGTCCATGAAGCTGATCGGATAGATCTGGTAGACAACACTCTCTTTCCACCATTTAGGGTTCACTTCAGATACCTCCGCTTCTCTCGATTCCTGTTGCATAAGACACATTAATATATTTTAACCAGAACAACCGCCTTCAACCAACCAGTGTATTCACAAGCCTGATCGACCTTTGCCGCAAAAAAGAAAAGCCGGATACCCTGATCGGGTACCCGTCTTCTGCCGGGACGTATCCGGCCCAATGAGTGGAATTATTCTGGTCAAAAGAGTCACTAAGCCAACTGCTTAATAACAATCGAAGCATTGACATTGGCTTGTGTTCCTCCAGCCAGCGTCTGCAGGGTGACTGCAGCAGCCGAGCTGTGATTCCGAAGCGTCAGCACATCGCCTGACGATAATGCGATGATCGCCTGGCCGGTATTCTGCTGGGTGCCTGCACCCGACCCATAGACCGTTCCCGGAACCTCTGCCCCGTTCACGAACAGGGCGAACTGGTTGGGCTCTACACCCGAGACCGAGAAATTAACCTCATAGATTCCGGCATTGGTCACCGAAATTGTAGTTGTACCAGGGGCATGTGTAATTCCGGGAGTAAGCAGCCCATTTGTATCAAAAGACACATCTGCCTCAATCGGCACTACCTGCGCACCGAGGTTATATACGTAACCGAACTCGGCAATTCCGCCAGCCGCCCCTGTGGCACCCGTCGCTCCCGTTGCCCCGGCTGGACCGGCAACCCCTGTTGCACCCGTTGCTCCCGCTGGCCCCGCCGGGCCGATGGCTCCTGCCGCTCCCGCTGGCCCCGCCGGACCGATAGCTCCTGCTGCTCCCGCAGGCCCCGCCGGACCGATAGCTCCTGCCGGGCCCGCCGGGCCGATGGCTCCCGCCGCTCCCGCAGGCCCCGCCGGGCCCGCCGGACCGATCCCGCCGAGCGCTCCGGCCGCGCCTAATGCTCCCGCCGCGCCCGCCGCTCCGAGCGCACCTTGGGTACCGGCTGCGCCCAGCCCCCCGACTGCTCCGGCTGCGCCCAACAGCCCTGCTGCTCCCGCTGCTCCACGGGCACCGGCTGCGCCAGCGGCGCCAAGTGCTCCGGCTGCGCCGATTGCCCCCAGTGCCCCTGCGGTTCCCTGTTCGCCCAGCGCTCCGGCTGCTCCCGCTGCGCCGAGCGCACCTGCGGCACCTGCGGCTCCCGCCGCTCCCAGTGCTTCAACAGCGCCTGCCGCGCTTAAGGCTCCGGCCGCACCCGCTGCTCCCAGCGCACCTAATGGAATATTGACGCGGACAATTTGCTGCTTGACGATAATTTTCTTGCAGCCGCATTGGTTGTCCTTCCGTTTTCTCACAGGACGCTTCACTTTTGGCAGCGGGCATTCTGCGATC
This genomic interval from Paenibacillus sp. FSL H8-0332 contains the following:
- a CDS encoding alpha-glucosidase, giving the protein MNPKWWKESVVYQIYPISFMDANGDGIGDLRGILSKLDYLQDLGVDVIWVCPIYKSPNHDNGYDISDYCDIMKEFGTMDDFDLLLREMHSRGMKLMMDLVLNHTSHEHPWFVESRSSKDNPKRDYYIWRQGKNGGPPNNWESYFSGSVWELDPRTDEYYLHLYSRFQPDLNWENPAVIGKLHEMVEWWLKKGVDGFRFDAIAHIVKAEGYPDALNPGGTPTVRAYDMFSNLEHVHTLLQNLHDKVLYYYDIMTVGETSGLGPEQALDYVGDGRRELNMTFQFEHMNLDAASPGSGKWDVVPWKLTDLKRIISDWQTVLHNRGWNANYLCNHDQPRSVSRFGNDLFYRVPSAKMLATFIHILEGTPYIYQGEEIGMTNVAFESIDDYRDVETLNYYEDKRKNGVPEADIMAAIHTKSRDNARTPMQWDDGEEGGFTAGTPWIRVNSNSREINAASSVKDPDSIFNYYKKLIQLRKKHQVIVYGEYGLLLEEHPEIYAYTRTLEDQRLLVILNFYEHEPVFELPEEFQPAEKLELLISNYPPVKEEDLRQLKLRPYEARVYLQWMDTSSA
- a CDS encoding collagen-like protein; this translates as MGLTKHKRKKRICKDEIAECPLPKVKRPVRKRKDNQCGCKKIIVKQQIVRVNIPLGALGAAGAAGALSAAGAVEALGAAGAAGAAGALGAAGAAGALGEQGTAGALGAIGAAGALGAAGAAGARGAAGAAGLLGAAGAVGGLGAAGTQGALGAAGAAGALGAAGALGGIGPAGPAGPAGAAGAIGPAGPAGAIGPAGPAGAAGAIGPAGPAGAAGAIGPAGPAGATGATGVAGPAGATGATGATGAAGGIAEFGYVYNLGAQVVPIEADVSFDTNGLLTPGITHAPGTTTISVTNAGIYEVNFSVSGVEPNQFALFVNGAEVPGTVYGSGAGTQQNTGQAIIALSSGDVLTLRNHSSAAAVTLQTLAGGTQANVNASIVIKQLA